One genomic window of Acidobacteriota bacterium includes the following:
- a CDS encoding PPC domain-containing protein: protein MLRSSGGLSAALLTVFIALPGNSGNAGPLPEPNLSSLFPLGGRPGAQVRVTVRGEQLASARAVWFDSPGLNAEIVSAEAKDEENAGTETSPESGADRLSLRVSIDPNEKPGERRLRVVTPGGLSNSLPFWVHREATQMEAESAHELPDGAQALKRYPLAVHGRITRRGEVDDYSFHAPAGTTLRFQVVSSPALDPAITLYERSGGWFDPKGTRRIAFNDEDVFYPGSSAEPALSHRFYEAGTYFVRVSSFMGTASPDHAYVLRVVPEQDRGEPAGSAQGPDPAPANWEERSWTRKLATDRMKTLWTRAVPSLASRPEGESDSETGESAPGAKPDPFAPIPVVSLDGGQPPETEPARITLPTLLTGVIQRPGEIHRVRFSAAVGDRIVLEVETPGKTVPLFNPYLKLVDADGVEVLTNVHSILNSNSEIQKQIHPKTTHAFPRAGEFTLEIRDITATYGDAEMRYRVMVRPQVPHMGKVHIENEVLNLEAGRAGRLSVITDQEEGFEGAIMLTVEGLPPGVETVTATETEPVTPLAINRGREERYVAQNKKATFVLVASPDAPETPRPVKVRVSAQPVVEGLLGPVTPVKELFVMVLPTREANREE from the coding sequence ATGCTTCGCTCTTCCGGGGGTCTGTCGGCCGCCTTGCTGACGGTCTTCATCGCGCTTCCGGGTAATTCCGGCAACGCCGGACCCCTTCCCGAGCCGAACCTGTCTTCCCTTTTTCCCCTGGGAGGACGGCCCGGCGCTCAGGTCCGGGTCACGGTTCGGGGCGAGCAATTGGCTTCCGCGCGAGCGGTCTGGTTCGACTCGCCGGGACTGAACGCCGAGATCGTGAGTGCCGAGGCGAAGGATGAGGAAAATGCCGGGACCGAAACGTCGCCCGAATCCGGCGCGGATCGGCTGTCCCTCCGGGTCTCCATCGATCCGAACGAAAAGCCCGGAGAGCGGCGGTTGCGTGTCGTGACTCCAGGAGGTCTCTCCAACTCGCTCCCCTTCTGGGTGCACCGGGAAGCCACTCAAATGGAAGCGGAGAGCGCTCATGAGCTTCCGGACGGAGCCCAGGCCCTGAAGCGTTATCCCCTGGCCGTTCACGGCCGGATCACCCGGCGGGGCGAAGTGGACGACTACTCGTTCCACGCGCCGGCGGGGACGACTCTGCGGTTCCAGGTCGTCTCCAGTCCGGCTCTGGACCCGGCCATCACTCTCTACGAGAGGTCCGGCGGCTGGTTCGATCCCAAGGGAACCCGGCGAATCGCATTCAACGACGAAGACGTTTTCTATCCGGGGTCGAGCGCCGAGCCGGCATTGAGCCACCGGTTCTATGAAGCGGGCACCTACTTCGTCCGGGTCAGCAGTTTCATGGGCACGGCCAGCCCCGACCACGCTTACGTACTGCGGGTCGTCCCGGAGCAGGATCGAGGGGAGCCCGCCGGCTCCGCGCAGGGTCCGGACCCGGCTCCCGCGAATTGGGAGGAACGCAGTTGGACCCGCAAGTTGGCGACCGACCGCATGAAGACCTTGTGGACCCGGGCCGTGCCGTCCCTGGCCTCCCGGCCGGAGGGAGAATCCGATTCCGAGACGGGCGAATCCGCTCCCGGCGCGAAACCCGATCCTTTCGCTCCCATCCCCGTGGTTTCTCTGGACGGCGGGCAGCCGCCGGAAACGGAGCCGGCCCGAATCACTCTGCCCACCCTGCTCACGGGAGTGATTCAGCGTCCCGGCGAGATCCATCGCGTCCGTTTTTCCGCCGCGGTGGGAGACCGCATCGTGCTGGAGGTGGAGACCCCCGGCAAGACGGTCCCGCTGTTCAACCCGTACCTGAAACTCGTCGATGCCGACGGAGTGGAGGTTCTGACCAACGTCCATTCCATCCTCAACTCGAATTCTGAAATCCAGAAGCAGATTCATCCCAAGACCACCCATGCCTTCCCCAGGGCAGGCGAGTTCACGCTGGAAATCCGTGACATCACGGCGACCTACGGGGACGCGGAAATGAGGTACCGGGTGATGGTTCGTCCCCAGGTCCCCCACATGGGGAAGGTCCACATCGAAAACGAGGTGCTGAACCTGGAGGCGGGCCGGGCCGGCAGGCTGAGTGTGATCACGGATCAGGAGGAGGGCTTCGAGGGCGCCATCATGCTCACCGTGGAGGGCCTTCCTCCCGGCGTCGAGACGGTGACCGCCACCGAGACCGAGCCGGTCACGCCGCTGGCCATCAACCGGGGCCGGGAAGAACGGTACGTGGCCCAAAACAAGAAGGCGACGTTCGTGCTCGTCGCCTCGCCCGACGCGCCGGAGACCCCCCGGCCGGTCAAGGTCCGGGTCTCGGCTCAACCCGTGGTGGAGGGTCTTCTGGGCCCCGTCACCCCGGTCAAGGAGTTGTTCGTCATGGTGCTCCCGACGAGGGAAGCGAACCGAGAGGAATGA
- a CDS encoding class I SAM-dependent methyltransferase, whose translation MSNRKEDTTYTMGRTQAETERLIRQSRLYSGLTRRMLTEAGLTNGMKVLDIGSGAGDVAMAAAELVGTEGRVVGVDVNAEILETARARVAQSGLEHVEFVAGDARTLDLESDFDALIGRFVLMYLPDPAGALRQLSTRLRPGGIVAFHEIGFNPNRLPHAIDTPLAHQLVDWTMEVFKRSGAHADLAFRLYGTFVDAGLPEPRLEYTALGGGEPGWAGYQYIADSVQSVLPLLEHFGIATAEEADLGTIPERLRADVAATKSAIVLPMTVMAWTRLQEAGG comes from the coding sequence ATGAGCAACCGAAAAGAAGACACCACCTACACCATGGGCCGCACTCAGGCCGAGACCGAACGCCTGATCCGCCAGTCGCGGCTGTATTCGGGTCTGACCCGGCGCATGCTGACCGAAGCGGGCCTGACCAACGGCATGAAGGTCCTGGACATCGGCAGCGGAGCGGGAGACGTGGCCATGGCCGCGGCTGAGCTGGTGGGTACCGAGGGCCGGGTCGTGGGCGTCGACGTCAACGCGGAGATCCTGGAAACGGCTCGGGCCCGCGTCGCGCAATCCGGGCTGGAACATGTCGAGTTCGTGGCTGGGGACGCGCGCACGCTGGACCTGGAAAGCGATTTCGATGCCTTGATCGGTCGTTTCGTACTCATGTATCTGCCCGATCCGGCCGGGGCCCTCAGGCAACTCTCCACGCGCTTGCGCCCGGGAGGCATCGTTGCGTTCCACGAGATCGGCTTCAACCCAAATCGATTGCCTCATGCCATCGATACCCCCTTGGCGCACCAGTTGGTCGATTGGACGATGGAGGTCTTCAAACGATCGGGCGCCCATGCCGATCTGGCCTTTCGCCTGTACGGGACCTTTGTTGACGCCGGCCTGCCCGAACCCCGCCTGGAATACACGGCGCTGGGTGGCGGGGAGCCGGGATGGGCGGGATACCAATACATCGCCGACAGCGTGCAGAGTGTCCTCCCGCTCCTGGAGCATTTCGGAATAGCGACTGCGGAAGAGGCGGATCTGGGGACTATCCCCGAACGGTTGCGGGCGGACGTGGCCGCGACGAAATCGGCGATCGTCCTGCCCATGACCGTCATGGCCTGGACGCGGTTGCAGGAGGCCGGCGGCTGA
- a CDS encoding DUF4212 domain-containing protein — MPEVNLFRPRGRYLKRVRRIIFTIVALWALMVFGFQILLFLVQRDPMGSSFLTDARILGFPFHYWFTGQFSIIGFLLLCLWFNRLYDRLIDSDEAPRRRQGK; from the coding sequence ATGCCGGAAGTCAATCTTTTCCGTCCCCGAGGCCGCTACTTGAAGAGAGTCCGCCGGATCATCTTCACGATAGTGGCCCTGTGGGCTTTGATGGTTTTCGGATTCCAGATTCTTCTGTTCCTGGTTCAACGGGACCCCATGGGGTCCAGTTTCCTCACCGACGCCCGGATCCTGGGATTCCCGTTCCACTACTGGTTCACGGGCCAGTTCTCCATTATTGGATTCCTGCTGCTTTGCCTCTGGTTCAACCGGCTCTACGACCGGCTGATCGATTCCGACGAAGCTCCCCGGCGGAGGCAAGGCAAGTAG
- a CDS encoding NAD-binding protein, which translates to MRFPWSDLADVFGAGELRQNVLALLRYIVFLGVVILLFAVLFQVIMVHEGQSHSWTTGIYWVVITMSTLGYGDVVFATDLGRLFSVAVLISGVVLMLVVLPFTFIRFFYAPWLEAQVRLRAPRRVPADVRNHVIITRHDEIAAGITKQLRLRGIPCYVIEPDPEKAARLLHEGASVVAGDLDNKTTYTGLQAQQARLLLANCEDTTNTNITLTVREMSSDLPIVGIAENEDSTDILELSGCTHVLPLKVRLGESLANRVSAGLGEVDVVGSFSGLQIAEFSARDTPLAGFQIRETRLRERTGLNIVGVWEHGHLIPAFPHTPITHESIVVVVGSSEQLSVLARMLHGHQPHFSASGLIIGAGRVGETATRTLKRKGLRVHVLDRDPQVAADVKGIADQVFIGDANDREVLKRAGLDDVSSVLLSTSDDAMNVYLAVYLRRLKPDLRIVSRITHDRNLEAIHRAGADFVLSYASLGTEAVVSLIEGHELVMLGEGVDLFSVPLPPSLENKTLYESHIGSLTGLSVVAIQQNGETVTKLRSEMKLEPGAQLVMLGDTEQRTLFSKAFGGQFSSSPW; encoded by the coding sequence ATGCGATTCCCGTGGAGTGACTTGGCCGACGTCTTCGGCGCTGGGGAATTACGCCAGAACGTCCTGGCGCTGCTTCGCTACATCGTCTTTCTCGGCGTCGTCATCCTGCTGTTCGCCGTCCTCTTCCAGGTGATCATGGTTCACGAAGGGCAGTCCCATTCCTGGACCACGGGGATCTACTGGGTCGTGATCACCATGAGCACCCTGGGTTACGGGGACGTGGTCTTCGCCACCGACCTGGGAAGGTTGTTCAGCGTGGCCGTGCTGATCTCAGGTGTCGTGCTGATGTTGGTGGTGCTGCCCTTCACCTTCATCCGTTTCTTCTACGCACCCTGGCTGGAAGCTCAGGTGCGGCTACGGGCCCCTCGCCGAGTGCCCGCGGATGTCAGGAATCACGTCATCATCACCCGCCACGATGAAATTGCGGCAGGGATCACCAAGCAGCTTCGGCTCCGGGGGATTCCATGCTATGTCATCGAACCGGACCCCGAAAAAGCTGCCCGGCTCCTGCATGAAGGGGCATCCGTCGTAGCCGGCGATCTGGACAACAAGACGACCTACACCGGATTGCAAGCACAACAGGCTCGTCTACTCCTCGCCAACTGCGAGGACACGACGAACACCAACATCACGTTGACCGTCCGGGAGATGTCCAGCGACCTGCCCATCGTCGGTATCGCCGAGAATGAGGATTCCACCGACATTCTGGAACTGAGCGGATGCACGCACGTCTTGCCGCTGAAGGTCCGCCTGGGGGAGTCCTTGGCCAACCGGGTCAGCGCCGGGCTTGGCGAGGTGGACGTCGTTGGTAGTTTCTCCGGGCTCCAGATCGCCGAGTTTTCGGCGCGGGACACGCCCCTGGCCGGTTTCCAGATCCGCGAGACCCGGCTTCGAGAACGGACCGGACTGAACATCGTCGGTGTGTGGGAACACGGACACCTGATTCCCGCCTTCCCTCACACTCCCATCACCCACGAGAGCATCGTGGTCGTCGTGGGCTCGTCGGAACAGTTGTCCGTACTCGCCCGCATGCTGCATGGCCACCAGCCCCATTTCAGCGCTTCGGGTCTCATAATCGGGGCCGGAAGGGTCGGCGAGACCGCCACCCGTACTCTGAAGAGGAAGGGGCTCCGGGTCCATGTCCTCGACCGCGATCCGCAGGTGGCGGCAGACGTGAAGGGAATCGCCGATCAGGTGTTCATCGGGGACGCCAACGACCGCGAGGTCCTGAAACGGGCGGGACTCGACGATGTCTCCTCGGTGCTTCTGAGCACCAGCGACGACGCCATGAACGTCTATCTGGCCGTTTACCTGCGACGCCTCAAACCCGATCTCCGCATCGTGAGCCGAATCACCCACGATCGTAACCTGGAGGCCATCCATCGGGCCGGGGCCGATTTCGTTCTGAGCTACGCCTCCCTGGGAACGGAAGCGGTGGTGTCGCTCATCGAAGGGCATGAACTCGTGATGCTGGGAGAAGGGGTCGACCTGTTCTCGGTGCCATTGCCGCCGTCCCTGGAAAACAAGACCCTGTACGAAAGCCACATCGGTTCCCTCACCGGCCTGAGCGTGGTTGCCATACAGCAGAACGGCGAAACCGTGACCAAGCTGCGGTCCGAGATGAAGCTCGAGCCTGGAGCACAATTGGTCATGCTCGGCGACACCGAGCAACGGACACTGTTCAGCAAGGCCTTCGGAGGGCAGTTCTCCAGCAGTCCGTGGTAA
- a CDS encoding Spy/CpxP family protein refolding chaperone, whose translation MSIKQPKFWIVGLLGVTLLGGTLAALHNQQAGPGRRAFRSGGLPAERALKRLGLTEEQMAEVKKLRESHKATMSSLREKGAGIRTQLREQLGTDESSASQVGELVKEGHDVRQQIREARQAMRKSFSDLLTAEQKEKIGKARGRGALRRSALPPHRALKRLGLTEEQMAEVKKLRETHKAAMSSLREKGAGIRTQLREQLEMEESSPARVGELVIEGSDVRQQIQEAHKSARESFSALLTPEQLKQIEKFRDRRGRPGARRGHRPGWRL comes from the coding sequence ATGAGCATCAAACAACCCAAGTTCTGGATCGTCGGGCTGCTGGGAGTCACCCTTCTGGGAGGCACCCTCGCCGCTCTCCACAATCAACAGGCCGGACCCGGGCGCAGGGCTTTCCGATCGGGTGGCCTTCCTGCCGAACGGGCGCTGAAGCGGCTGGGGTTGACCGAGGAGCAGATGGCCGAGGTCAAGAAGCTGCGAGAGAGCCACAAGGCCACCATGTCCTCTCTCCGGGAAAAGGGAGCCGGCATCCGGACCCAACTGCGGGAACAACTGGGGACGGACGAGTCTTCCGCCTCCCAGGTCGGCGAACTCGTCAAAGAGGGGCACGACGTGCGGCAGCAGATTCGGGAGGCGCGGCAAGCCATGCGGAAATCTTTTTCCGATCTGCTGACAGCGGAACAAAAGGAGAAGATCGGAAAAGCACGGGGGCGCGGGGCTCTCCGACGGTCCGCGCTGCCTCCCCACCGGGCTCTGAAACGGCTGGGCCTGACCGAGGAGCAGATGGCCGAGGTCAAGAAGCTGCGAGAGACCCACAAGGCCGCCATGTCCTCTCTCCGGGAGAAGGGCGCCGGCATCCGGACCCAACTGCGGGAACAACTGGAGATGGAGGAGTCTTCGCCCGCCAGGGTCGGTGAACTCGTCATCGAGGGGAGTGACGTGAGGCAGCAGATTCAGGAGGCGCATAAATCCGCGAGAGAGTCGTTCTCCGCGCTGCTGACGCCGGAACAGTTGAAGCAGATCGAGAAGTTCCGCGACCGGAGAGGGCGACCCGGAGCCCGCCGCGGACACCGCCCCGGCTGGAGACTATGA
- a CDS encoding uracil-DNA glycosylase, which translates to MTPIQFVEALRELSLENTFNPYSERCVRYDRDDAPQLRCTTLHSILEAAAKRDVDFLWIGRDPGHRGGRRTGLAFTDDVHLHEHAERWGLSVRRPTRGEKVSEQTATVIWRALSRIESSVFLWNVFPLHPHRPGNPFSNRPHTADERRIGEEFLDELIRLLRPRRLVAIGNDAAKTARRLVDRRTIIQVRHPSHGGQTKFLTQIDGLHQWCKG; encoded by the coding sequence GTGACGCCAATACAGTTCGTGGAGGCTCTGCGCGAACTGAGTCTTGAGAACACCTTCAACCCGTATTCGGAGCGTTGCGTCCGGTACGACCGCGACGACGCGCCGCAGCTTCGTTGTACGACGCTGCATTCCATTTTGGAGGCAGCGGCGAAACGGGACGTCGATTTTCTCTGGATCGGCCGCGACCCCGGCCACCGGGGCGGGCGGCGGACGGGACTCGCCTTTACGGACGACGTCCACCTGCACGAGCACGCCGAACGCTGGGGCCTTTCGGTAAGGCGGCCGACAAGAGGCGAAAAAGTTTCTGAGCAGACCGCCACCGTCATCTGGAGGGCTCTCTCGCGAATCGAGTCATCGGTCTTCCTGTGGAATGTATTCCCCTTGCATCCGCACAGGCCGGGAAACCCCTTCAGCAACCGTCCTCACACCGCTGACGAGCGCAGAATCGGCGAGGAGTTTCTCGACGAACTCATCCGGCTCCTGCGGCCGCGCAGGCTGGTCGCCATCGGCAACGACGCGGCGAAAACGGCACGCCGCCTGGTCGATCGGAGGACGATCATTCAAGTGCGGCATCCCAGCCATGGAGGGCAGACGAAGTTTCTAACCCAGATCGACGGGCTGCACCAGTGGTGCAAGGGATGA
- a CDS encoding DUF1549 and DUF1553 domain-containing protein → MKAVWESLGRIAWRGLRWAVCLAAVVAFPAEATVHARASSASAGTAAEASFDAAVVSLHLYPEERTLRGGNASQQYVVTGTLADGSRKDLTDQASFSLSDPKVARAGERGRFAAVGDGETEVVAVVGQLEARSRLRVEDSGWTRPFHFSRDVLSILTRRGCNQTECHSGLKGRGGFKLSMNASHPRQDYDWIVQGGMYQVLTDEPGDPKIPRVNLKEPDKSLLLQKPTMQVPHAGGPRIDQESREYALLLDWVQRGSPYGEKDSKRVKAVRMELFPRETVLRQGEEQQLVVSAHLSDGSVEDYTRRVRFDVNHGSVAEISPGGLVKARNGGETAILVRGAGQEVLGTVGVVADRVADYPDLQPQNFIDERIFSKLRRFNIVPAELSSDSEFLRRVCLDLTGRIPPVARVKEFLADPDPRKREKLVEALLDSPEYVDYWTFRFADLFRVSVFVLGINPKWSQSYWEWIRDAVERNRPYDEVARERMSSQGYSAPSRHYLPYLVVPPPENMMGEQVRVFMGRRLDCAQCHDHPYERWTQNQFWGMTAFFGSMFKLGANPESVIFDHPNGTEVAADVPSPKDLRVLHPRTGEVVDPVLLDGTRVAHTPTNYPRGELAKWATSHPYFAEAAVNRMWSYFFGRGLVEPVDDFRSNNPPTHPQLLRQLAQHFADNGYDLKQLFRLIVNSRTYQLSSTTRGSQPAGQAIYAHAPSRPLEAEILLDAICDVTGVPEHFPVPAFASVRTDGAAPKGTRAVHLKEPDVYASSFLDIYGRPTRFSVPERDSEPMLSQALHILAGSTYNEKLWTEGSRVYDLFRRGASDGEIVEDLYLAAFARFPTPSESEELSGLIARTTSREQALRDLQWAVLSSREFAENH, encoded by the coding sequence ATGAAAGCCGTCTGGGAATCGCTTGGTCGGATTGCATGGCGCGGCCTCCGGTGGGCCGTGTGTCTGGCGGCTGTAGTGGCTTTCCCCGCGGAAGCGACGGTCCACGCGCGTGCGTCTTCCGCCTCCGCCGGGACGGCGGCCGAAGCTTCGTTCGACGCTGCCGTCGTCAGTCTGCACCTCTATCCAGAAGAACGGACCCTGAGGGGCGGGAACGCCAGCCAGCAATACGTCGTGACGGGGACGCTGGCCGACGGCAGCCGCAAGGACCTGACGGACCAGGCGTCGTTTTCGCTCTCGGACCCCAAGGTCGCGCGGGCCGGGGAGCGGGGACGTTTCGCCGCCGTCGGCGACGGCGAAACGGAGGTGGTGGCGGTCGTGGGGCAGTTGGAAGCCAGGTCCCGGCTGCGGGTGGAGGACTCGGGGTGGACGAGACCGTTTCACTTCTCCCGGGACGTCCTCTCCATTCTGACCCGACGCGGCTGCAACCAGACGGAGTGCCACTCCGGCTTGAAGGGCCGGGGTGGATTCAAGCTGTCCATGAACGCGTCGCACCCGCGGCAGGACTACGACTGGATCGTACAGGGCGGAATGTACCAGGTCCTCACCGACGAGCCCGGCGATCCGAAAATCCCCCGTGTCAACCTGAAAGAACCGGACAAGAGCCTGCTGTTGCAGAAACCCACAATGCAGGTTCCCCACGCCGGGGGCCCGAGAATCGACCAGGAGTCCAGGGAATACGCCCTCCTCCTGGACTGGGTCCAAAGGGGTTCCCCCTACGGCGAGAAGGACTCGAAACGGGTCAAGGCCGTCCGGATGGAGTTGTTTCCACGGGAGACCGTCCTGCGGCAGGGAGAAGAGCAGCAACTGGTGGTGAGCGCCCACCTGTCGGACGGAAGCGTGGAGGACTACACGAGACGGGTCCGGTTCGACGTGAATCACGGCTCCGTGGCCGAAATTTCTCCCGGCGGCCTGGTGAAGGCTCGCAACGGAGGCGAGACGGCGATCCTGGTGCGGGGCGCGGGCCAAGAGGTCCTGGGGACCGTCGGGGTGGTGGCGGACCGGGTGGCCGACTATCCGGACCTTCAGCCGCAAAATTTCATCGATGAACGGATCTTCTCCAAGCTCCGCCGCTTCAACATCGTCCCCGCGGAGCTGTCGAGCGATTCCGAGTTCCTGCGGCGGGTCTGCCTCGACCTGACCGGCCGGATCCCCCCGGTGGCCCGGGTCAAGGAGTTCCTGGCGGACCCGGACCCGCGAAAGCGCGAGAAGCTGGTGGAGGCCCTGCTGGATTCCCCCGAGTACGTGGACTACTGGACCTTCCGTTTCGCCGACCTGTTCCGGGTGTCGGTCTTCGTCCTGGGCATCAATCCCAAGTGGAGCCAGTCGTACTGGGAGTGGATCCGGGACGCCGTGGAGCGCAACCGGCCCTACGACGAAGTGGCCCGCGAGCGCATGTCGTCACAGGGTTACAGCGCCCCGTCCCGCCACTATCTGCCCTACCTGGTGGTGCCGCCCCCGGAGAACATGATGGGCGAGCAGGTCCGGGTCTTCATGGGGCGCCGGTTGGATTGCGCTCAATGCCATGACCATCCCTACGAACGCTGGACCCAGAACCAGTTCTGGGGAATGACGGCCTTCTTCGGCTCCATGTTCAAGCTGGGCGCCAATCCCGAATCGGTCATTTTCGATCATCCCAACGGGACCGAAGTGGCCGCCGACGTTCCCAGTCCCAAGGACCTGCGGGTGTTGCACCCGCGCACCGGGGAGGTGGTCGATCCGGTGTTGCTGGACGGGACCCGGGTGGCGCACACTCCGACGAACTACCCGCGCGGCGAGCTGGCCAAGTGGGCCACCTCCCATCCCTACTTTGCGGAAGCCGCCGTCAACCGGATGTGGAGCTACTTCTTCGGCCGGGGCCTGGTGGAGCCGGTGGACGATTTCCGGAGCAACAATCCTCCCACCCATCCCCAACTGCTGAGGCAGTTGGCCCAACACTTCGCCGACAACGGCTACGACCTGAAACAACTGTTCCGGCTGATCGTGAACTCGAGGACCTATCAACTCTCCAGCACCACACGAGGGTCGCAACCGGCCGGCCAGGCAATCTACGCTCACGCGCCTTCCCGTCCCCTGGAGGCCGAAATCCTGCTCGACGCCATCTGCGACGTCACCGGCGTTCCGGAGCATTTTCCCGTGCCCGCCTTCGCCAGCGTCAGGACCGATGGCGCGGCTCCCAAGGGAACCCGCGCGGTTCACCTGAAGGAACCGGATGTCTACGCCTCTTCGTTTTTGGATATCTACGGCCGGCCCACCCGTTTTTCGGTGCCGGAGCGGGACTCGGAACCGATGCTGAGCCAAGCGCTGCACATCCTGGCGGGGTCGACCTACAACGAAAAGCTGTGGACGGAAGGGTCGCGCGTTTACGACCTGTTCCGGCGGGGAGCGTCGGACGGGGAGATCGTCGAAGATCTCTACCTGGCCGCCTTTGCCCGGTTTCCGACACCGTCCGAGTCGGAGGAGCTTTCGGGTCTGATCGCGCGGACGACCAGCCGCGAGCAGGCCCTTCGAGATCTCCAGTGGGCCGTCCTCAGTTCGCGGGAGTTCGCCGAGAACCACTGA
- a CDS encoding DUF1501 domain-containing protein — MLKQIGCLRQPQGYWSRRDFIRVGSLGFLGAHLTQYLRLEAALKTAGADLSGAKANACILVWLEGGPSQIDTWDPKTNSSFRPISTNVDGIQISELLPRLAKRMDKLALVRSIKSFGNDHPQAVHYSITGHRHNPAMEFPSLGSIVAKEMGSSNGLPPYVIVPRWERNRQYQDFFRSAFLGPDYMPMTIPDPAKEDFHVPNLTLPKSLSPAVLENRRLFLDSVDRIYRNRVESLKHSSMDAFMDKAWQMILAPQVREAFDLSKESEKTREAYGRDSVGQSMLLARRLVEAGSRFVTAAGFHGNSWDTHSKNDEGHRDRLTPPLDRSLSALIDDLSERGLYDSTVVLVMGEFGRTPHLNPGLGRDHWPQCWSIALGGGGLQTGTVVGRSDDRGAFVVEREVSIGDIFATVYKALGIDWHKEYMTPVGRPLKIANGLDDLTGVPLPELI, encoded by the coding sequence ATGTTGAAGCAGATCGGATGCCTGCGGCAACCCCAAGGTTACTGGAGCCGGCGTGATTTCATCCGGGTCGGTTCGCTGGGGTTTCTGGGCGCCCATCTGACCCAGTATCTGCGGCTGGAGGCGGCTCTCAAGACGGCCGGCGCGGACCTTTCAGGCGCGAAGGCCAACGCCTGCATTCTGGTCTGGCTGGAGGGAGGCCCCAGCCAGATCGACACCTGGGACCCCAAGACCAACAGTTCCTTCCGGCCCATCTCCACCAACGTCGACGGCATCCAGATCTCGGAGCTGCTGCCCCGGCTGGCCAAGCGGATGGACAAGCTGGCGCTGGTCCGTTCCATCAAGTCGTTCGGCAACGACCATCCCCAGGCGGTCCACTACTCCATCACCGGCCACCGCCACAATCCGGCCATGGAATTCCCCAGCCTGGGGTCCATCGTGGCCAAGGAGATGGGGTCCTCCAACGGACTTCCTCCCTACGTCATCGTCCCTCGCTGGGAGCGCAACCGCCAATACCAGGATTTCTTCCGTTCCGCCTTCCTGGGTCCGGACTACATGCCCATGACCATCCCGGACCCCGCGAAGGAGGATTTCCACGTCCCCAACCTGACCCTGCCCAAGTCCCTGAGCCCGGCCGTGCTGGAGAATCGCCGCCTGTTCCTGGACTCGGTGGACCGGATCTACCGGAACCGGGTGGAGAGCCTGAAGCACTCCAGCATGGACGCCTTCATGGACAAGGCGTGGCAGATGATCCTGGCGCCCCAGGTGCGGGAGGCCTTCGACCTCTCCAAGGAATCGGAGAAGACGCGCGAGGCTTATGGCCGCGATTCTGTGGGACAGAGCATGCTGCTGGCGAGGCGCCTGGTGGAGGCCGGCAGCCGGTTCGTCACCGCGGCCGGTTTTCACGGCAATTCCTGGGATACCCACAGCAAGAACGACGAGGGGCACCGGGACCGCCTGACGCCGCCGTTGGACCGGTCGCTTTCCGCCCTCATCGACGACCTCAGCGAGCGAGGTCTCTACGATTCGACCGTGGTCCTGGTGATGGGCGAGTTCGGAAGGACACCCCACCTCAATCCCGGCCTGGGCCGGGACCATTGGCCCCAGTGCTGGTCCATCGCCCTGGGCGGCGGCGGCCTGCAGACGGGCACGGTGGTGGGCCGGAGCGATGATCGCGGCGCATTCGTCGTGGAGCGCGAGGTCAGCATCGGAGACATCTTCGCCACCGTCTACAAGGCCCTGGGAATCGACTGGCACAAGGAATACATGACGCCCGTCGGACGCCCCCTCAAGATCGCCAACGGCCTCGACGATCTCACCGGAGTACCTCTCCCCGAGCTGATCTAA